The Calonectris borealis chromosome 13, bCalBor7.hap1.2, whole genome shotgun sequence genome contains a region encoding:
- the NEXMIF gene encoding neurite extension and migration factor: MFLEMCRLARCSGAWSEQKEVKLMDDQQEQDCASEDQETILINGVKENESHALDGDERPCTAAEAAVTFSALTAAQKENHACHRALPPLTSKKPCLLSPPSPLRLTDVPEHASDDSSAHAISLTSCVTKGMSSWSLPGDCEKAPFTMMEPGGMSALTGDCLMQPSRTCLGCFIESKDGIDAEPGISLKVGDINRDYDTCSVSDIGIHCMSTGETMRYGDQLLSDQLLSFPMHKSRAADKRDAEKSDSDSEDPTQKNYYEGLLLDKCNGEEPLLTNPNQEWGYFESFISESKIELLDLCSKNELSVNLFSEEDVDNYMFDDDDSTLGSDVCSLKIRYESFQDNVREKTTTLQEDAQFNFFPSVFGNCTKRDSRSTLKRGPGGAADPSQFKSEEGIIWGEEEEDGEEEDGEEEEKAALNKSCNSTEMVQYVGSKRSHFLDSVNSTEDSGEFSDDSTCTESSYDVLRDIKDCSRYLSRDHSGSFIQQNYGLRAKRKVRYSDDYLYDVDSIENEKILDKKEWLPDGPKEEDDDEWCPKKRRKVSRKEPPVIIKYIIINRFKGEKHMLVKLSKVDANETTVTLNEELLSKYEKLAPLKGFWQERQQSRLDLLRSSLYHKQNFYLNGSDASFLPHPRKRKCKLANRHRIQRIKAIEQSVNKLGSCSSDHKQPCSSKEDVGLKGLPALAIATPSCANGLHVNDITGIAAVKCKSQEREHKGTERKVLRRIKFKSEARLKCKKIKAATSTAEGSPALENQDSAARLKDENVPCASDSSHLPECHEDKVAKNSPFLPSTSSSDKPLPSANITTNVPLIPGGYLQTLLDASDLSSNAGISYFAQHPSEQQQQHPLPSIVPGEKPFPALQPAQSCVLSPPSESELQQSPGHLEMEQSSFGSMWPASKAAGSNRQDFPGEMREAAALPGEFGGGSATGAEGLPASGYAQVNLNSSKLLYQKNYMPDSQQVQSDDSYQSCHFNNGEGRFHFQRGTLSTDDGRLISFDSVGSLSVSSSNYSSLSLKSCEKDGEDDINDDFLAHCSPKLVIQQSIDEITPLKESTDLLDISNFTPDKFRQSSLSEMSPPDTPNLSPQIAGSDAKPLGTLKGFQESPQAALNSSEKVKWNCGVLQTEDQADNGFALNNHQFQFHMFNDEDSVSLLEKSPCLSTFNEPSGQINTNSKVSKSKRKSSSSKNVGTNQSSSQKATRKKSPKTNKGTDKPQGKNSRQAPKSARKGKTVAGVNGEKAPAVGGRAVNQLSNAATTTKGLAESAQHCGPAGVKLGKHNGLSGEWALGKEGGAGWSETSLGNATSLLDDDQREFEEPSNILSNIASGMADVQRFMMASIEPLWGPVGHNSVPDIFRSPESNSLKLKTLKILAGTSQESKKKANGGSPGAAKNHKSNNKGSSKNGKAATCDPGRPNCSTGYTTDIHAPFFDKNYSNLSTLGNNGPTHKKLYRHKSSSKSLRDENCKIKRTDREQPHKDPPVTAAFEKLRESDSILLKAETTFLGFPVFEEETPFSRKTVDVCFFFFFLSVGVFFPVGSFSKSALWYVEM, from the exons ATGTTTCTGGAAATGTGCAGGTTGGCCAGATGCAGTGGGGCATGGAGTGAACAGAAAGAGGTTAAATTGATGGATGACCAACAAGAGCAGGATTGTGCCTCAGAAGACCAAGAAACTATCCTGATTAATGGGGTGAAAGAAAATG aatcGCACGCCCTGGACGGCGATGAGAGGCCTTGCACCGCCGCCGAGGCCGCGGTCACGTTCTCAGCCTTGACGGCAGCTCAGAAGGAAAACCACGCGTGCCACCGGGCGCTGCCTCCCCTGACTTCAAAGAAGCCCTGCTTGCTGAgccccccgtccccgctgcgGCTCACGGATGTACCTGAGCACGCCTCGGATGACTCCTCCGCCCACGCCATCTCCCTCACGTCCTGCGTGACGAAGGGCATGAGCTCCTGGTCGCTGCCGGGTGACTGCGAGAAGGCTCCTTTCACCATGATGGAGCCCGGAGGCATGTCGGCGCTGACGGGCGACTGCTTGATGCAGCCGAGCCGGACCTGTCTGGGCTGCTTTATTGAATCAAAGGACGGCATTGATGCAGAGCCGGGAATAAGCTTGAAAGTGGGGGATATAAATAGGGATTATGACACCTGTTCGGTCTCTGATATAGGGATTCACTGCATGAGCACAGGAGAAACCATGAGATATGGGGATCAACTGCTTTCAGACCAGCTTTTAAGCTTCCCTATGCATAAATCGAGGGCAGCGGACAAAAGAGATGCAGAAAAATCTGACAGTGATTCAGAGGACCCCACTCAGAAAAATTATTACGAGGGATTACTATTAGACAAATGCAATGGTGAGGAACCTTTACTAACAAATCCCAACCAGGAATGGGGCTATTTTGAATCTTTCATTAGTGAAAGTAAAATTGAGCTGCTTGACCTCTGCTCCAAAAATGAGCTTTCTGTAAATCTGTTTTCCGAGGAAGACGTGGATAATTACATGTTTGATGACGACGATTCCACCTTGGGAAGCGATGTCTGCTCCCTAAAGATTAGATACGAATCTTTCCAGGACAACGTGCGGGAGAAGACCACCACCCTACAAGAGGACGCCCAGTTCAACTTCTTCCCCAGCGTGTTCGGCAACTGCACCAAAAGGGACAGCAGGAGCACCCTGAAAAGGGGGCCCGGCGGTGCCGCCGACCCTTCTCAATTCAAATCTGAGGAAGGCATCAtctggggggaggaggaagaggatggcgaGGAAGAGgacggcgaggaggaggagaaagctgcCTTAAATAAATCTTGCAACAGCACGGAGATGGTGCAGTACGTGGGCTCCAAGAGGAGCCACTTCTTGGACTCGGTGAATTCCACGGAGGACTCCGGGGAGTTCAGCGACGACAGCACTTGCACAGAGTCCTCCTACGACGTGCTGCGGGATATCAAGGACTGCAGCCGGTACCTGTCCCGGGACCACTCCGGCTCCTTCATTCAGCAGAACTACGGGTTGCGGGCGAAGAGGAAAGTGCGATACAGCGACGACTACCTGTACGATGTGGACTCCATCGAGAACGAGAAGATCCTGGACAAGAAGGAGTGGCTCCCGGACGGGCCCAAGGAAGAGGACGATGACGAGTGGTGCCCCAAGAAACGGCGAAAAGTCTCTCGCAAGGAGCCCCCCGTTATCATCAAGTACATCATCATTAACAGGTTTAAAGGGGAGAAGCATATGCTGGTGAAGCTCAGCAAAGTGGATGCCAACGAGACAACTGTTACCCTAAACGAGGAGCTGCTCAGCAAATACGAGAAGCTGGCCCCGCTGAAGGGCTTCTGGCAAGAGAGGCAGCAGAGCCGGCTGGATTTGCTCAGATCGTCTCTCTACCACAAGCAGAATTTCTATCTTAACGGCTCAGATGCTTCGTTCCTCCCTCACCCACGGAAGCGAAAATGCAAGCTAGCAAACAGGCACCGGATTCAAAGAATTAAAGCCATCGAGCAATCAGTGAACAAGCTGGGCTCTTGCTCCTCTGATCACAAGCAGCCTTGCAGCAGTAAAGAGGACGTGGGCCTGAAAGGGCTGCCGGCATTAGCCATCGCCACCCCCAGCTGTGCCAACGGATTACACGTAAATGACATCACGGGCATCGCCGCCGTGAAATGCAAATCGCAGGAACGGGAGCACAAGGGGACGGAGAGGAAAGTGCTCCGCAGAATCAAATTCAAAAGTGAAGCCAGGTTGAAGTGCAAGAAGATCAAAGCTGCTACCAGTACGGCGGAGGGCTCCCCGGCGCTGGAAAACCAGGACTCTGCAGCGCGTCTGAAGGATGAAAACGTTCCTTGTGCTTCAGACAGCTCCCATCTCCCGGAGTGCCACGAGGATAAGGTTGCTAAAAATTCTCCTTTCCTACCATCCACCTCCTCTTCAGACAAGCCTCTGCCATCTGCTAATATCACCACCAATGTACCCCTGATCCCCGGAGGGTATCTGCAGACGTTGTTAGACGCTTCTGATTTGTCGAGCAACGCCGGTATCTCATACTTCGCCCAGCATCCctccgagcagcagcagcagcacccgctCCCCAGCATCGTCCCGGGAGAAAAGCCCTTCCCGGCTCTGCAGCCGGCGCAGAGCTGCGTGCTCTCCCCGCCCTCCGAGTCGGAGCTGCAGCAGTCGCCCGGTCACTTGGAGATGGAGCAGAGCAGCTTCGGTAGCATGTGGCCGGCCAGCAAGGCTGCCGGCAGCAACCGCCAGGACTTCCCCGGCGAGATGCGGgaggcggccgcgctgcccggcgaGTTCGGCGGCGGCAGTGCCACGGGTGCAGAGGGCCTCCCCGCCTCCGGATACGCTCAAGTCAATCTGAATAGCAGCAAATTGCTATACCAAAAAAATTACATGCCGGATAGCCAACAAGTGCAGTCTGATGATTCTTATCAGTCATGTCATTTTAATAATGGAGAGGGGCGCTTTCATTTCCAGCGAGGTACACTAAGTACAGATGATGGCAGGCTCATTAGTTTTGATTCAGTGGGTTCATTGTCAGTTAGTTCTAGCAATTACAGTTCTTTAAGTTTAAAGTCTTGCGAAAAGGACGGCGAGGATGATATTAATGACGATTTCTTGGCCCACTGCAGTCCCAAGCTAGTGATCCAGCAGAGCATAGATGAAATCACCCCTTTGAAGGAGTCCACGGACCTTTTAGACATTTCCAACTTCACGCCTGATAAGTTCCGCCAGTCGTCGCTTTCGGAGATGTCCCCTCCGGACACTCCCAACCTGTCCCCGCAGATAGCTGGCTCCGACGCCAAGCCCCTGGGCACCCTGAAGGGCTTTCAGGAGAGCCCCCAGGCCGCCCTCAACAGCTCTGAGAAGGTCAAGTGGAACTGCGGGGTCCTGCAGACCGAGGATCAGGCAGATAATGGGTTTGCTTTAAATAATCACCAGTTCCAGTTCCATATGTTCAACGATGAAGATTCTGTCAGCCTTCTTGAGAAGAGTCCATGCTTGTCAACATTTAATGAGCCATCTGGTCAAATTAACACCAATAGCAAAGTGTCAAAATCGAAGAGGAAAAGTTCATCCAGCAAGAATGTGGGTACAAACCAAAGCTCTTCCCAGAAAGCCACCCGGAAAAAATCGCCCAAAACCAACAAAGGAACCGATAAGCCCCAAGGGAAAAACTCCAGGCAGGCGCCCAAATCCGCCAGGAAAGGGAAAACCGTGGCGGGAGTCAACGGCGAGAAGGCTCCGGCCGTTGGCGGCAGGGCGGTCAACCAGCTGAGCAACGCGGCCACCACCACCAAGGGCCTCGCCGAGAGCGCTCAGCATTGCGGCCCGGCCGGGGTGAAACTGGGCAAGCACAACGGGCTCTCCGGAGAGTGGGCGCTGGGAAAAGAGGGGGGCGCGGGCTGGTCGGAAACGAGCCTGGGCAACGCCACCAGCCTCCTGGACGACGATCAGAGGGAGTTTGAGGAACCTTCCAACATCCTGTCCAACATCGCCTCGGGAATGGCGGACGTCCAGAGGTTTATGATGGCCTCCATCGAGCCCTTGTGGGGACCTGTTGGCCACAACAGCGTTCCAGACATATTCCGGTCACCGGAGTCCAACAGCCTGAAACTGAAAACTCTTAAAATTTTGGCAGGGACATCCCAAGAGTCGAAGAAGAAGGCGAACGGTGGCTCGCCGGGGGCGGCGAAGAACCACAAGTCGAACAACAAGGGCTCAAGCAAAAACGGCAAAGCCGCAACCTGCGACCCCGGTCGCCCCAACTGCTCAACCGGGTACACCACGGACATTCACGCTCCCTTTTTTGATAAAAACTATAGTAACCTGAGCACTTTAGGCAATAACGGACCTACCCATAAAAAACTCTACCGTCATAAATCCAGTTCGAAATCGCTGAGGGATGAGAACTGTAAAATAAAGCGAACGGACCGCGAACAGCCCCACAAGGACCCCCCCGTGACAGCTGCTTTTGAGAAACTGAG gGAATCAGACTCCATTCTTCTTAAAGCAGAAACAACATTTTTGGGTTTTCCTGTATTTGAAGAAGAGACTCCCTTTTCTAGAAAGACGGttgatgtttgtttcttttttttttttctttcggttggggttttttttcccgtCGGTTCCTTTTCGAAATCTGCCTTGTGGTATGTTGAAATGTAA